Proteins encoded in a region of the Vicia villosa cultivar HV-30 ecotype Madison, WI linkage group LG5, Vvil1.0, whole genome shotgun sequence genome:
- the LOC131604166 gene encoding uncharacterized protein LOC131604166 yields the protein MTYFLGIEVHKSKRGLLMHQRGYSIEILKKCDMEHYNAAITPAEPRLQLSKNEEQQNLDPTQYRRLIGSLRYLCNTRSYLAFSVVEELSSNESEIVTLFVDNVLAINLDRNPISHGRSKHIEMKFHYLRGLFSEGKLRLRYCRSENQVAHLLTKGVANDVFKSLKMSMCMKDLDHLN from the exons ATGACATACTTCCTGGGCATAGAGGTCCATAAGTCCAAAAGGGGACTGCTTATGCACCAAAGGGGATATTCTATTGAGATATTGAAGAAGTGTGATATGGAGCATTATAATGCTGCCATTACACCAGCTGAACCAAGGTTGCAGCTATCCAAGAATGAAGAGCAGCAGAACCTAGATCCTACTCAATATAGAAGGTTGATTGGATCATTACGTTACTTGTGCAATACGCGGTCATATTTGGcgtttagtgtcg TGGAAGAGTTGAGCAGCAATGAGAGTGAGATTGTCACACTATTTGTTGATAATGTTTTAGCCATTAATCTTGATAGGAACCCAATTTCACATGGGAGGAGCAAGCACATTGAGATGAAGTTTCACTACTTGAGGGGGCTTTTTAGTGAAGGCAAGTTAAGATTGAGATATTGTAGAAGTGAGAACCAAGTTGCTCATTTGTTGACTAAGGGAGTCGCAAATGATGTGTTTAAGAGTTTGAAGATGAGCATGTGCATGAAAGACTTGGATCACTTGAATTAA